A window from Gossypium raimondii isolate GPD5lz chromosome 7, ASM2569854v1, whole genome shotgun sequence encodes these proteins:
- the LOC128042527 gene encoding uncharacterized protein LOC128042527 produces the protein MDYSLQKLVKLYISEIVRLHGVLVSIISDRDPHFTSRFWKKLYEVLGSRLDFSTMFYSQTDGQSERVIQILKDMFQSCDHLKTASDRQKSYTDLKWREIEYSMDVFVFLKVSPWKKILRFGRKGKLIPRFIGLYRILKRVGSVAYQLELPLMLDCIHDVFHVSMLMRYRFDPFHVVSVEKIEDRSDLTFEEESIQILDRDVKILRRKSIPLVKVLW, from the exons ATGGATTATTCTCTGCAGAAGTTGGTGAAGCTCTACATTTCTGAGATTGTAAGACTTCACGGAGTTCTGGTTTCGATaatttctgatagagatcctcATTTCACTtctcgattttggaagaaactttATGAAGTTCTGGGTTCgagattggacttcagtactatGTTCTATTCTCAGactgatggtcaatctgagagggtgattcagatactgaaGGATATGTTTCAGAGCTGT GATCATCTTAAGACAGCTTCTGATAGACAAAAGTCTTATACAGATCTGAAATGGAGGGAGATTGAGTACTCTATGGATgtctttgtttttcttaaagtatctccgtggaagaaGATTCTACGGTTCGgacgtaagggcaagttgatccctaggttcattgggctGTATCGGATTCTGAAGCGTGTAGGATCGGTCGCTTATCAGTTAGAGCTACCTCTAATGTTAGACTgtatccatgatgtgtttcacgtctCTATGTTGATGCGGTATCGGTTTGACCCATTTCACGTTGTTTCTGTTGAGAAGATTGAGGATAGATCAGATTTGACATTTGAGGAGGAGTCGATTCAGATTTTAGATCGAGATGTTAAGATTCTGAGGAGGAAGTCTATTCCATTAGTTAAGGTTCTGTGGTAG